The Agromyces hippuratus genome has a window encoding:
- a CDS encoding DNA-directed RNA polymerase subunit beta: protein MASEFSRPTKFPPGMFEAFKGAEDPAHLSRVAHDTAAALLSRVQADPDPAVVARLVAYTDEHGIDAIAELWSRASAKSLPGALWRVYLLRALIRQDPRSMSLAFQRGAEVSHTIDQVVAGAAIPAGPDEVVELADRILHGLFTGDFAVALERAAAFARVAAVGSASLADDADETDAVHPDRPAKLTTRAYRLTELADELTSCARLWRRDALD, encoded by the coding sequence ATGGCTTCCGAATTCTCCCGTCCCACCAAGTTCCCGCCCGGCATGTTCGAGGCATTCAAAGGTGCGGAGGATCCGGCGCACCTGAGCAGGGTCGCCCACGACACGGCCGCCGCACTGCTCTCGCGGGTGCAGGCCGACCCCGATCCCGCGGTCGTCGCGCGCCTGGTCGCCTACACCGACGAGCACGGCATCGACGCGATCGCCGAGCTCTGGTCGCGCGCCTCGGCGAAGAGCCTGCCCGGGGCGCTCTGGCGCGTCTACCTGCTTCGGGCGCTGATCCGTCAGGACCCGCGCAGCATGAGCCTCGCCTTCCAGCGCGGAGCCGAGGTCTCCCACACGATCGACCAGGTCGTCGCGGGCGCAGCCATCCCCGCCGGGCCCGACGAGGTCGTCGAGCTCGCCGACCGAATCCTGCACGGGCTGTTCACGGGCGACTTCGCCGTCGCGCTCGAGCGTGCCGCGGCCTTCGCGCGCGTCGCGGCGGTGGGTTCGGCGAGCCTCGCCGACGACGCCGACGAGACCGACGCCGTGCATCCCGATCGCCCGGCGAAGCTCACGACGCGGGCCTACCGGCTCACCGAGCTCGCCGATGAACTGACCTCCTGCGCCCGCCTGTGGCGGCGCGACGCGCTCGACTGA
- a CDS encoding response regulator transcription factor — MTGLDHAASDRIRVAIADDQELIRSAVAVMVEAHADLELVGTASDGGELLELARAHRLDVVLMDIRMPRLDGIEATRRLVAEHPATRALILTTYDLDEYVFAAIRAGASGFLTKDASSDEIAAAIRAVHVGDAVLAPRATASLVEFVAQAPEPADPATLLAALTPREREVLMQLVTGASNEQVAARLYLTGNTVKTHVRSILAKLDLADRVHVVIWAFEHGIAGARERSTRSAPGEDE; from the coding sequence ATGACCGGCCTCGACCACGCGGCATCCGATCGCATCCGCGTCGCCATCGCCGATGACCAGGAGCTCATCCGCTCCGCGGTCGCGGTCATGGTGGAGGCTCACGCCGACCTCGAACTCGTCGGCACGGCATCCGACGGCGGCGAGCTCCTCGAGTTGGCGCGAGCTCACCGCCTCGACGTCGTGCTCATGGACATCCGGATGCCCCGCCTCGACGGCATCGAGGCCACGCGCCGGCTCGTGGCCGAGCATCCCGCGACGCGGGCGCTCATCCTCACGACGTACGACCTCGACGAGTACGTGTTCGCGGCGATCCGCGCGGGCGCGAGCGGCTTTCTCACGAAGGACGCCTCGAGCGACGAGATCGCCGCGGCGATCCGGGCCGTCCATGTCGGCGATGCCGTGCTCGCTCCCCGGGCGACCGCGAGCCTCGTCGAGTTCGTCGCGCAGGCGCCGGAACCGGCCGACCCGGCCACGCTGCTCGCCGCCCTGACCCCGCGCGAGCGCGAGGTGCTCATGCAACTCGTGACCGGTGCGTCGAACGAACAGGTCGCCGCTCGCCTCTACCTGACCGGCAACACCGTGAAGACCCATGTGCGGTCGATCCTCGCCAAGCTCGACCTCGCCGACCGCGTGCACGTCGTCATCTGGGCGTTCGAGCACGGGATCGCCGGCGCACGGGAGCGGTCGACGAGGTCGGCTCCCGGCGAAGACGAGTAA
- a CDS encoding sensor histidine kinase, with translation MDLADAPARSARTPTLADLVAALAAAAALLPLTIVEVFRAMPVDAGWRAVVIGSFVLLHAAVALRRRSPVGGLVLASVIMLALTAASLPGSPTVAVLLPSSLVYLVFVFTAAASGERLADAAALALGLTGAALITAVAIAHDAADAIVSEPGALITLAGFLVASIGAAWALGRSRLELRRARAARELAREQAAELRLQREREAAAEERRRLGRDLHDVVSHSLAVMVAQAEASRVLLGRDDARARAALEHVVATGRSAMSDMRGLVSVLAVPPGGGEHDAAPMEPSPGLADLPELVDRAATPGRAATFEQAGAARATSPGLGLTVYRVVQESLTNTLKHTQPPTTSAVRLEWRTEVLEVTVDDDGGAETAASGPTEGRGIRGMRERARQLGGELENGPRDGGGWRTRLTLPLPVETKR, from the coding sequence ATGGACCTTGCAGACGCCCCCGCCCGATCGGCGCGGACTCCGACGCTCGCGGACCTGGTGGCGGCGCTCGCCGCCGCCGCGGCACTGCTGCCGCTCACGATCGTCGAAGTGTTCCGAGCGATGCCGGTGGACGCGGGCTGGAGGGCCGTCGTCATCGGCTCCTTCGTGCTGCTGCACGCGGCCGTGGCCCTGCGGCGGCGCTCGCCGGTCGGCGGGCTGGTGCTCGCCTCGGTGATCATGCTGGCTCTGACCGCGGCGAGCCTGCCGGGCAGCCCCACCGTCGCGGTGCTCCTGCCGAGCAGCCTCGTCTACCTCGTCTTCGTCTTCACGGCGGCGGCGAGCGGCGAGCGTCTGGCCGACGCCGCTGCGCTCGCGCTGGGGCTCACGGGAGCAGCGCTGATCACGGCGGTGGCGATCGCCCACGACGCGGCCGATGCGATCGTCTCCGAACCGGGCGCGCTGATCACGCTCGCGGGATTCCTCGTGGCGTCGATCGGAGCCGCATGGGCGCTCGGTCGCTCGCGGCTCGAACTCCGCCGCGCCCGCGCCGCGCGGGAGCTCGCGCGCGAGCAGGCCGCCGAACTCCGCCTGCAGCGCGAACGCGAGGCCGCCGCCGAGGAGCGCCGGCGCCTCGGCCGAGACCTGCACGATGTGGTGTCGCACTCCCTTGCCGTCATGGTCGCCCAGGCCGAGGCGTCCCGCGTGCTGCTCGGGCGCGACGACGCGCGCGCCCGAGCGGCGCTCGAACACGTCGTGGCGACCGGTCGCAGTGCGATGTCGGACATGCGCGGCCTCGTCTCGGTGCTGGCCGTGCCGCCGGGCGGCGGCGAGCACGATGCCGCACCGATGGAGCCGAGTCCGGGCCTGGCGGATCTGCCGGAGCTCGTCGATCGCGCCGCGACGCCCGGCCGCGCCGCGACGTTCGAACAGGCCGGGGCGGCTCGCGCGACCAGTCCGGGCCTCGGCCTCACGGTGTACCGCGTCGTGCAGGAGTCCCTCACGAACACGCTGAAGCACACGCAGCCGCCGACGACGAGCGCGGTGCGACTCGAATGGAGAACCGAGGTGCTCGAGGTGACCGTCGACGACGACGGCGGGGCGGAGACCGCCGCGAGCGGCCCGACCGAGGGCCGCGGCATCCGAGGCATGCGGGAACGGGCGCGCCAGCTCGGCGGCGAGCTCGAGAACGGGCCACGCGACGGCGGCGGATGGCGCACTCGACTGACGTTGCCGCTGCCTGTGGAGACGAAGCGATGA
- a CDS encoding ScyD/ScyE family protein, translating to MHTRVPLIGVVSTVAVLPPAAPVTITAENIGEAPWPTCVSGHGYRAEPVPTDVEMGPDGLLYVTSLPGGSEDPALGPRGVVYSIDPGTGETNLVATGFGGATGIAVAPNGTLYVAELFGGPMGAGQVAVVAPGASAATSVIEVSMPSAVSVRAETLYVTTDSLGDAKLTVVPLKGGAHAKK from the coding sequence ATGCACACCCGTGTTCCACTCATCGGCGTCGTCTCGACGGTCGCGGTTCTGCCCCCAGCGGCGCCGGTGACCATCACCGCGGAGAACATCGGCGAGGCCCCGTGGCCGACCTGCGTCTCTGGTCACGGTTACCGCGCCGAACCCGTGCCGACCGACGTCGAGATGGGACCGGACGGGCTGCTGTACGTGACGAGCCTGCCCGGCGGCTCGGAGGATCCCGCTCTCGGCCCGCGCGGCGTCGTGTACTCGATCGACCCCGGCACCGGTGAGACGAATCTCGTCGCGACCGGCTTCGGCGGCGCGACGGGCATCGCCGTCGCCCCGAACGGCACGCTCTACGTCGCCGAGCTCTTCGGCGGCCCGATGGGCGCCGGACAGGTCGCAGTCGTGGCCCCCGGGGCCAGCGCGGCGACCTCCGTCATCGAGGTCTCGATGCCCTCGGCGGTCTCGGTTCGTGCCGAGACGCTCTACGTGACGACGGACTCGCTGGGTGATGCCAAGCTGACCGTCGTTCCGCTGAAGGGCGGGGCGCACGCCAAGAAGTGA
- a CDS encoding YegP family protein gives MAGTFELYEDASGQFRFRLTAGNGQTIAASEAYTTKAAAKNGIESVRSNAPDASIVDQTE, from the coding sequence ATGGCGGGAACGTTCGAGCTCTACGAGGATGCGAGCGGACAGTTCAGGTTCCGACTGACGGCCGGTAACGGTCAGACGATCGCGGCATCCGAGGCCTACACGACGAAGGCGGCCGCGAAGAACGGCATCGAGTCGGTGCGCTCCAACGCCCCCGACGCATCCATCGTCGACCAGACCGAGTAG
- a CDS encoding LLM class F420-dependent oxidoreductase produces MRVGMFLNYAGGFREVADEVVELERAGVDLIAVPEAYSFDAVSQLGFLAARTSTVTLASGILQLYTRTPTLTAMTAAGLDYVSDGRFELGIGASGPQVIEGFHGVPYDAPLGRTRELVDICRMVWRREPVVHDGRRYKIPLPAGEGTGLGKPLKLINHPVRERIPITIASLGLKSVEQTAEIADGWLPMFFHPERAAGVWGDALAAGAAKRAPELAPLDIFASPAFAITDHPEQVLPLVKPQLALYIGGMGARGKNFYNELISNYGFEAEAALIQDLFLEGRKDEAIAAVPDELVSAISLIGPAGHVAERVAAFAEAGVTTLAVTPLARNSAERIALMAGLRAIVG; encoded by the coding sequence ATGCGCGTCGGCATGTTCCTGAATTACGCAGGCGGATTCCGAGAGGTCGCCGACGAGGTCGTCGAACTCGAGCGCGCCGGCGTCGATCTCATCGCGGTCCCCGAGGCCTACTCGTTCGACGCCGTGAGCCAGCTCGGCTTCCTCGCGGCCCGCACCTCGACCGTCACGCTGGCCTCCGGCATCCTGCAGCTCTACACGCGCACCCCCACGCTCACCGCGATGACCGCCGCCGGTCTCGACTACGTCTCCGATGGCCGGTTCGAGCTCGGCATCGGAGCGTCCGGTCCGCAGGTCATCGAGGGCTTCCACGGCGTGCCGTACGACGCGCCGCTCGGCCGCACCCGCGAACTCGTCGACATCTGCCGCATGGTCTGGCGCCGTGAGCCCGTGGTGCACGACGGTCGCCGTTACAAGATCCCTCTGCCGGCAGGGGAGGGCACCGGGCTCGGCAAGCCGCTGAAGCTCATCAACCACCCCGTGCGCGAGCGCATCCCGATCACGATCGCCTCCCTCGGCCTGAAGTCCGTCGAGCAGACCGCCGAGATCGCCGACGGCTGGCTGCCGATGTTCTTCCACCCCGAGCGAGCCGCCGGCGTCTGGGGCGACGCGCTCGCCGCGGGCGCCGCGAAGCGTGCACCCGAGCTCGCGCCGCTCGACATCTTCGCGAGCCCCGCGTTCGCGATCACCGACCACCCCGAGCAGGTGCTGCCGCTCGTGAAGCCCCAGCTCGCGCTCTACATCGGCGGCATGGGCGCCCGCGGCAAGAACTTCTACAACGAGCTCATCTCGAACTACGGCTTCGAGGCCGAGGCTGCGCTGATTCAAGACCTCTTCCTCGAGGGCCGCAAAGACGAGGCGATCGCCGCGGTGCCCGACGAGCTCGTGAGCGCGATCTCGCTCATCGGCCCGGCCGGTCACGTCGCCGAGCGGGTCGCCGCGTTCGCCGAGGCCGGCGTGACGACCCTCGCCGTGACGCCGCTCGCCCGCAACTCGGCCGAGCGCATCGCACTCATGGCCGGGCTGCGCGCGATCGTCGGCTGA
- a CDS encoding anti-sigma factor, with translation MSDTNEPRDERDETQGEAALDALRDAVAAYALDAVDAEERAAVERALAGDAELQGDADGFAETAALLAAATTPAEPPPALKSRLMAQLDELPQQVPEAAAPAMPATAPASPAPPALAEPEPAPETAPAAPQAPREPGPAEHAARRRWFQRPGAIVAAAAASVVLIVGAVIGVAWTGPNGWGAQREMAAIAEAPDVESSTHEIEGGGAVTLYWSAEQSRSGVVVEGLPDVGDASTYELWYIDDAGAQSAGTFDVAEGETWRVLEGDFAPGVAVGVTVEPAGGSPQPTTEPIVVIPT, from the coding sequence GTGAGCGACACGAACGAGCCGCGCGACGAGCGCGACGAGACTCAGGGCGAGGCAGCCCTCGATGCGCTTCGCGACGCCGTCGCGGCGTACGCGCTCGACGCGGTCGACGCCGAGGAACGGGCCGCCGTCGAGCGCGCGCTCGCCGGCGACGCCGAGCTGCAGGGCGATGCCGACGGCTTCGCCGAGACGGCGGCGCTGCTCGCCGCTGCGACCACGCCCGCCGAGCCACCGCCGGCGCTCAAGTCCCGGCTCATGGCACAGCTCGACGAGCTGCCGCAGCAGGTTCCGGAGGCCGCGGCGCCCGCGATGCCCGCCACCGCACCGGCATCGCCCGCACCGCCCGCTCTCGCGGAGCCGGAGCCGGCCCCGGAGACTGCGCCCGCAGCACCTCAGGCTCCGCGCGAGCCCGGCCCGGCCGAACACGCCGCCCGGCGCCGCTGGTTCCAGCGTCCGGGAGCGATCGTCGCGGCAGCGGCGGCATCCGTCGTGCTCATCGTCGGTGCGGTCATCGGCGTCGCATGGACGGGACCCAACGGCTGGGGCGCGCAGCGCGAGATGGCGGCGATCGCCGAAGCGCCCGACGTGGAGTCGTCGACGCACGAGATCGAGGGCGGCGGAGCCGTCACGCTCTACTGGTCGGCCGAGCAGAGCCGCTCGGGCGTCGTCGTCGAGGGGCTGCCCGACGTCGGCGACGCATCGACGTACGAGCTCTGGTACATCGACGACGCGGGTGCGCAGTCGGCCGGCACGTTCGATGTGGCGGAGGGCGAGACCTGGCGCGTGCTCGAGGGCGACTTCGCGCCGGGCGTCGCCGTCGGCGTCACCGTCGAGCCCGCGGGCGGTTCGCCGCAACCCACGACCGAACCGATCGTCGTCATCCCGACGTAG
- the sigK gene encoding ECF RNA polymerase sigma factor SigK, which produces MLGRVADRDSDLTAPAPAPTAEQLLTLVGAGDREAFGDLYDQTAPRVFGLVRRLVVDPAQAEEVTQDVYLEIWQTAPRFDASRGNALAWMFTLAHRRAVDRIRASQAARDRDLRIGVRDLDVPVDTVAEAVEIRVEHERVVDALGGLSELQRECVSLAYYGGLTQSEIADRLDVPLGTVKTRLRDGMIRLRTALGVTT; this is translated from the coding sequence ATGCTGGGGCGCGTGGCCGACCGCGACAGTGACCTCACTGCGCCGGCGCCCGCCCCGACCGCCGAGCAGCTGCTCACGCTGGTCGGCGCCGGCGACCGGGAGGCCTTCGGCGACCTCTACGACCAGACCGCGCCCAGGGTCTTCGGCCTCGTGCGCCGACTCGTCGTCGATCCGGCGCAGGCCGAGGAGGTGACGCAGGACGTGTACCTCGAGATCTGGCAGACCGCCCCGAGGTTCGATGCGAGCCGCGGCAACGCACTCGCGTGGATGTTCACTCTCGCGCATCGCCGCGCCGTCGATCGCATCCGCGCCTCGCAGGCCGCACGCGATCGCGACCTCCGCATCGGAGTGCGCGACCTGGACGTGCCCGTCGACACGGTCGCCGAGGCGGTCGAGATCAGGGTCGAGCACGAGCGGGTCGTCGATGCCCTCGGGGGGCTCAGCGAACTGCAACGCGAGTGTGTTTCGCTGGCCTACTACGGCGGACTCACGCAGAGCGAGATCGCCGACCGCCTCGACGTGCCGCTCGGCACGGTGAAGACCCGATTGCGAGACGGCATGATCAGGTTGCGAACCGCATTGGGGGTGACGACGTGA
- a CDS encoding cytochrome c biogenesis protein DipZ: MITLALIGLLGGLITGISPCILPVLPVIFLSGGAQSARGTSDAPAAGRWRPYLVIAGLVVSFSVFTLVGSLLLALLGLPQDVLRWAGIVVLVLIGIGLIVPRFEQLLEKPFSWIPRRNVGTEQGGFPLGLALGAVYVPCAGPVLAAITVAGSTGRIGLETVVLTVSFAVGAALPLLIFALAGRRVAERVKTFRTHQRAIRITGGVVMIALAVGLVFNLPQLLQRLVPDYTSAFQQELADSDEVTRALDLGGLVNDENDELDQCTNGAAVLESCGTAPSITGIQQWFNTDDGAPVDLAALRGRVVLVDFWAYSCINCQRSVPHVVAWDEAYRDAGLAVVGIHSPEYAFEKEPRNVEAGISAFGIDYPVGLDNSLATWTNYRNRYWPAHYLIDAEGVVRHISFGEGNYAATEGLIRELLQAADSAVDLPPATEQADDTPEAGSTTPETFLGTTKQINFGGREPYRRATTAFAFPKQLAADSFALDGSWALDTQSVAPAAGDARVRLDYTASEVRMVLGGEGTIVVDDGEERREIAISGVPRSYELVKTDAAASGIITVTVSAGVDAYSFTFG; the protein is encoded by the coding sequence GTGATCACCCTCGCCCTCATCGGCCTCCTCGGAGGCCTCATCACCGGCATCTCGCCCTGCATCCTCCCGGTGCTGCCGGTCATCTTCCTGTCGGGCGGAGCGCAGAGCGCGAGGGGCACGTCGGATGCCCCGGCGGCCGGGCGCTGGCGACCGTACCTCGTCATCGCGGGGCTGGTGGTGAGCTTCAGCGTCTTCACCCTCGTCGGCTCGCTCCTGCTCGCCCTGCTCGGGCTGCCGCAGGACGTGCTGCGCTGGGCCGGCATCGTCGTGCTCGTGCTCATCGGCATCGGGCTCATCGTGCCCCGCTTCGAGCAACTCCTCGAGAAGCCCTTCTCGTGGATCCCGCGGAGGAACGTCGGCACCGAGCAGGGCGGGTTCCCGCTCGGCCTCGCCCTCGGTGCGGTCTACGTGCCGTGCGCGGGGCCGGTGCTCGCGGCGATCACGGTCGCCGGGTCGACGGGGCGCATCGGGCTCGAGACGGTCGTGCTGACCGTCTCGTTCGCGGTGGGCGCCGCGCTCCCGCTCCTCATCTTCGCCCTCGCGGGGCGCCGCGTCGCCGAACGGGTGAAGACCTTCCGCACGCACCAGCGCGCCATCCGCATCACCGGCGGCGTCGTGATGATCGCGCTCGCCGTGGGGCTCGTCTTCAACCTTCCGCAACTGCTGCAGCGACTCGTGCCCGACTACACGAGCGCCTTCCAGCAGGAGCTCGCCGACTCCGACGAAGTCACGCGGGCGCTCGACCTCGGCGGCCTGGTGAACGACGAGAACGACGAGCTCGACCAGTGCACGAACGGCGCCGCGGTGCTCGAGTCGTGCGGCACGGCACCGTCGATCACAGGGATCCAGCAGTGGTTCAACACGGATGACGGAGCGCCGGTCGACCTTGCAGCGCTTCGCGGCCGAGTCGTGCTCGTCGACTTCTGGGCGTACTCGTGCATCAACTGCCAGCGCTCGGTCCCGCACGTCGTCGCGTGGGACGAGGCGTACCGTGATGCCGGCCTCGCGGTCGTCGGCATCCACTCGCCCGAGTACGCCTTCGAGAAGGAGCCGCGCAACGTCGAGGCGGGCATCTCCGCCTTCGGCATCGACTACCCGGTCGGCCTCGACAACTCGCTCGCGACGTGGACGAACTACCGGAACCGCTACTGGCCGGCGCACTACCTGATCGACGCCGAGGGCGTCGTGCGGCACATCTCCTTCGGCGAGGGCAACTACGCCGCGACCGAGGGGCTCATCCGCGAACTGCTGCAGGCGGCCGACTCCGCCGTCGACCTGCCACCCGCAACCGAGCAGGCCGACGACACCCCCGAGGCCGGTTCCACGACGCCGGAGACCTTCCTCGGCACGACGAAGCAGATCAACTTCGGCGGGCGCGAGCCGTATCGCCGGGCGACGACCGCCTTCGCGTTCCCGAAGCAGCTCGCCGCCGACTCCTTCGCCCTCGACGGCTCCTGGGCGCTCGACACCCAGTCGGTCGCCCCGGCGGCCGGCGACGCAAGGGTGCGACTCGACTACACCGCGAGCGAGGTGCGGATGGTGCTGGGCGGGGAGGGCACGATCGTCGTCGACGACGGCGAGGAGCGCCGCGAGATCGCGATCAGCGGCGTTCCCCGCTCGTATGAACTCGTGAAGACGGATGCCGCGGCATCCGGAATCATCACCGTCACCGTGAGCGCCGGAGTCGACGCCTACTCCTTCACGTTCGGATGA
- a CDS encoding fasciclin domain-containing protein: MRSTNRSTRTALAAFSITAVAVLGLAGCSMGGSAAENDEPAMSSEETQPSEQAMEADPAADLVGPGCAAYAEAVPEGPGSVVGMSTDPVAVAASNNPLLTTLVAAVSGQLNPDVDLVDTLNGDEFTVFAPVDDAFAKIDAATIESLKTDSATLSKILTYHVVPGQLSPDEVVGTQTTVEGGTVEVTGSGDTLMVNDAAVICGGVHTANATVYLIDSVLMPTM; encoded by the coding sequence ATGCGTTCCACGAACCGCAGCACCCGCACCGCCCTCGCGGCGTTCTCGATCACGGCGGTCGCCGTGCTCGGGCTCGCCGGATGCAGCATGGGCGGCAGCGCCGCCGAGAACGACGAACCCGCGATGTCGTCGGAGGAGACCCAGCCCAGCGAGCAGGCGATGGAGGCCGACCCCGCTGCCGACCTCGTCGGACCGGGCTGCGCCGCCTACGCCGAGGCCGTGCCCGAAGGCCCGGGTTCCGTCGTCGGCATGTCCACCGACCCGGTGGCCGTCGCCGCATCGAACAATCCGCTGCTGACGACGCTCGTCGCCGCGGTCTCGGGCCAGCTGAACCCCGACGTCGACCTGGTCGACACCCTGAACGGTGACGAGTTCACCGTGTTCGCTCCCGTCGACGACGCGTTCGCGAAGATCGACGCGGCGACGATCGAGTCGCTGAAGACCGATTCGGCGACGCTCTCGAAGATCCTCACCTACCACGTGGTGCCGGGTCAGCTCTCGCCCGATGAGGTCGTCGGCACCCAGACCACCGTCGAGGGCGGCACCGTCGAGGTGACCGGCTCGGGCGACACGCTCATGGTCAACGACGCCGCGGTCATCTGCGGCGGCGTGCACACCGCGAACGCGACGGTGTACCTCATCGACTCGGTGCTGATGCCGACGATGTAG
- a CDS encoding MarP family serine protease — MVWSIVLDVALVLVFIGAIVNGWRAGLLRTAAGLVGLVAAGIAAYFVMPWIAALVPWPEWRAPAAIAAAVTLLCLGAWLGAVVGRLLSRGVRAVKLGALDRILGAVGNLLVTAFVVALVASGVSAMGVPVLSPAIAGSRVLQGLDAVTPAPTRTLLAEIRTAALGDGLPWLVDVLGGPTEAPALPTFDVDDPELAAAAASVVRVTGSAFQCGSTLSGSGFVVAPDRIVTNAHVVAGVTEPIVEAPGQPATPGRVVSYDAEHDLALIAVDGLATPPLALATPSLGQEVAVAGYPFGGPFELRPANVMASGPLTIQTDGRTSTRDIVTLAADVDHGNSGGPVLTGDGEVAAVVFAKSETVDNVGFAIPISTLAPLANEASSLDASVDSGTCVVG, encoded by the coding sequence GTGGTCTGGAGCATCGTGCTCGACGTCGCACTCGTGCTCGTCTTCATCGGCGCGATCGTGAACGGCTGGCGCGCCGGCCTCCTGCGCACGGCCGCCGGGCTCGTGGGTCTCGTCGCGGCAGGCATCGCCGCGTACTTCGTGATGCCGTGGATCGCAGCCCTGGTGCCATGGCCCGAGTGGCGGGCGCCCGCGGCGATCGCGGCGGCCGTCACCCTGCTCTGCCTCGGCGCCTGGCTCGGCGCGGTGGTCGGGCGGCTCCTGAGCCGTGGTGTGCGGGCGGTCAAGCTCGGCGCGCTCGACCGCATCCTCGGCGCCGTGGGCAACCTGCTCGTGACCGCGTTCGTCGTCGCGCTCGTCGCCTCGGGGGTATCGGCCATGGGCGTGCCCGTGCTCTCCCCCGCGATCGCCGGATCGCGCGTGCTGCAGGGCCTCGACGCCGTCACGCCCGCTCCGACGCGCACGCTGCTCGCCGAGATCCGCACCGCCGCCCTCGGCGACGGCCTCCCCTGGCTCGTCGACGTGCTCGGCGGGCCGACCGAGGCCCCGGCCCTGCCCACGTTCGACGTCGACGATCCCGAACTCGCCGCCGCCGCGGCATCCGTCGTGCGCGTCACCGGCAGCGCCTTCCAGTGCGGCTCGACCCTCTCGGGCAGCGGCTTCGTCGTGGCGCCCGACCGCATCGTGACGAATGCGCACGTCGTCGCCGGAGTGACCGAGCCGATCGTCGAGGCTCCCGGCCAGCCGGCGACGCCCGGCCGCGTGGTCTCGTACGACGCGGAGCACGACCTCGCCCTCATCGCCGTCGACGGCCTCGCGACGCCGCCCCTCGCACTGGCGACGCCCTCGCTCGGGCAGGAGGTCGCCGTGGCCGGGTACCCCTTCGGCGGCCCGTTCGAACTGCGCCCCGCGAACGTCATGGCGAGCGGGCCGCTGACCATCCAGACCGACGGCCGCACCTCGACGCGCGACATCGTGACGCTCGCCGCCGACGTCGATCACGGCAACTCCGGCGGGCCGGTGCTCACGGGCGACGGCGAAGTCGCCGCAGTCGTCTTCGCGAAGTCGGAGACGGTCGACAACGTCGGGTTCGCCATCCCGATCTCCACGCTGGCACCGCTCGCGAACGAGGCGTCGAGCCTCGATGCGAGCGTCGACTCGGGGACGTGCGTCGTCGGTTGA
- a CDS encoding aldose 1-epimerase family protein produces the protein MTLPTGEQFVLETTTSSGDIRATITAVAAGIRTLSINGIDLVPPFAEDQTPPSGAGIVLVPWPNRIRDGRWSHDGVDHQLVISEPARNNAIHGLLRNTEYKPISRERDSVTLSATVYPQLGYPFLLGTAVHYELVPDGLRVTHYVENLGADPAPVAIGTHPYLKIGGVPTADLELRLDAASHIEVDERLLPTGEVPVDGTEWDFREGRRVGDVSLDDAFGEIASEDGQVLHTLTAPDGRTVSIWAESAFEYVQVYTTTAFPGEDGDVAIAIEPMTAPAEAFNSGRGLRWLDPGEEWQISWGIRFEGFAAE, from the coding sequence ATGACCCTTCCCACGGGCGAGCAGTTCGTGCTCGAGACGACGACGTCGAGCGGCGACATCCGCGCGACCATCACCGCCGTCGCCGCAGGCATCCGCACCCTCAGCATCAACGGCATCGACCTCGTGCCGCCGTTCGCAGAAGACCAGACGCCTCCCTCAGGGGCCGGCATCGTGCTCGTGCCGTGGCCGAACCGCATTCGCGACGGCCGCTGGAGCCACGACGGCGTCGACCACCAGCTCGTGATCTCCGAGCCCGCGAGGAACAACGCCATCCATGGGCTGCTCCGCAACACCGAGTACAAGCCGATCTCGCGCGAACGCGACTCGGTCACGCTCTCGGCGACGGTGTACCCGCAACTCGGCTACCCGTTCCTGCTCGGCACCGCCGTGCACTACGAACTCGTCCCCGACGGACTGCGGGTCACCCACTACGTGGAGAACCTCGGCGCCGATCCCGCTCCCGTCGCGATCGGAACCCACCCGTACCTGAAGATCGGCGGCGTGCCGACGGCCGACCTCGAGCTGCGCCTCGACGCCGCAAGCCACATCGAGGTCGACGAGCGGCTGCTGCCGACCGGTGAGGTGCCGGTCGACGGCACCGAATGGGACTTCCGCGAGGGTCGCCGCGTCGGTGACGTCTCGCTCGACGACGCCTTCGGCGAGATCGCGAGCGAAGACGGCCAGGTGCTGCACACGCTCACCGCGCCCGACGGCCGCACGGTCTCGATCTGGGCCGAGTCGGCGTTCGAGTACGTGCAGGTCTACACCACGACCGCGTTCCCCGGCGAAGACGGCGACGTCGCGATCGCGATCGAACCCATGACCGCCCCCGCCGAGGCGTTCAACTCCGGCCGCGGCCTGCGCTGGCTCGACCCGGGCGAAGAGTGGCAGATCTCATGGGGAATTCGCTTCGAGGGGTTCGCGGCGGAGTAG